AGTCGCGCTCGCGGGACCACAGCAGGTGGCTGAAGCTGTGCAGGCTGGAGACGATGAGGGCATAGCGCTGCTCGCCCAGCCGGGCCGCGAGGCGGGCGTCATAGCCATCCAGGGAGCCATCCTTCGCCTGGGGCAGCCACTCCCTGGCGAAGAGCTGCCGGAGCCGGTCCACCGTGAAGGTGATCTCCGGGCGGGAGTTCGAGGCGTAGCTCCGTGACAGGTAGTGCCGGGTGGCGCTGGCGGCGGCCTCGAAGGTGTCCTCGGCCGTGAAGGGCGAGGCCCCCGTTCCCTTGAAGAGCACCGGGCGCTGGTTCCAATAGCGCGCGACGAAGGTGTCCCAGTCGAAGCGATGCGTGATTTCGAGCGCGGGCATGTGTCAGACCTCCGTCCCGGCCACGGCCTGGATTCCGCGCAGCCGCAGCAGGGAGCCCAGCAGGACGCGGACCTCCTCGCGCTGCGCGGCGGTGCGCCCCAGGCCGCAGAGCGCGTCGACGCGGCAGGGGGCGCCGGTGTCCAGGGCGTCGAACAGCCGCCGCGCCAGGGCCTCGCCGGGCCCCGGAAACGCGTGGCCATTCACGGCCCATATCCACAGGCCCGAAGGGTCCTTCATCCGGAGGATGTCCGTGGAGGGCGTGCGCCGCACGTGCAGCGTGTCCTTCAACGCGGTCGCCGTATCCGGTGGGGGCACGGGCTCGAGCGCGCAGGCGCTGACACGCCGGGCCCAGGTGATGCGGAGCATTTGCTGAAGCTCGGCCTCCCGGGTCAGCGTGTGGAGCGTGTCCGCGGTCTGCTCCAGTCGCTCCACGGTGGCCCGTCGGCCCGCGCGGGGCCGGCGCCAGGGATAGGACAGGTAGGGCACCGTCTCGTCGTGTTCGGCCTCGCGTTCGAGCATCGACACGAGCACGCGCTTCACCTCATCCGTGGGCCGGCTGCCCTTGACGGGAATCCAGACGTGGAGCGCCATGCAGTCACCCGGCGCCTCTTCGAGATGCCAGCGCTGGGACGGGATGTAGAGGCACTCTCCGGCCCGGGCTTCCAGCGTCGTGGCCTCGTGGAGATGCTGGTCGAAGTCCACCGTCTCGTTCGCGGGCTGGCCCCAGAGCTTCTTCCAGAGCCGGACGCGAAGCTGGCCCTGGAGCACCAGGGTGAAGCGCGAATGGTGGGGCCGCTTCGCCAATCCCAAGGGGCCCCGGCTGAAGCGGCCCAGCACCAGCTCCGTGGTGGCGGGCAGCACGGGGACACCCACGCGCTCCATCAACCCCCGGAGGAAGCCGCGCACGGCGCCCCAGAGGCTGAAGTCGAACATGAAGGGCTGTTCAACCTGGATTTGGAAGGACGCGCCTTCGAGCCCTCCGGAGGCACGGTCCAGGTAGCCACCGAGGGTGGCGTCGTCGTGACCAGGGAGGAGGGGGCCCGGTGACGCCAGCCGGGCGTGTCCCACGTAGAAGCGGACGTCGGGCAGGGCGCGAAACCGCGTGCCGTGTCGGAAGGGCTCGCAGGTGGCCGCGGTGCGCTGAAAGACCTCTCCCGCGGAGAGGACGGGGGCCGGCAGCTTCATTCGCGCCGGTGTCTTCTCCCAGTGCCGCTCCACGAAACGTTCCCAGTCGAATCCATGACGCACGGTGTCTCCGGTCAGGTGGGAAGGAAGTGCCGGCGGATGCGCCGGGCATACACCTCCAGCGGGGGAAGGTTCAGCGCTTCGCGCCTGACGTCAACGGTGTCTGGCCTCTCGATGGGATACGGAACGAACTCGCCCTTCACCTTGCGGAACTTCGTTCCATAGAGCTGCTTTTTTCCCTCACGCATGCGCACCACGTCCGTGAGGTAGGCCACCTGCTCGATGGGGACGTCGCCGCGCTTCGCCGCGTCGCGCAACAGTCTCAAGCACCGTCGCTGGAAGGTGATGGCGCATTCGGCATGCTGGACCAGTCGCCATGCGGCGGCCGCCGCGGAGGCCCCCACCAGCTTGTGGCCCGGCCAGCCATGCTCCGCGATGACGCCTCGCAGCCAGTCAATGCCGGTGGTCGTCAGTGCGTCGAGCTGGCGTTCGAGGGACCGGTCCTTGAACGCCGTCTGCACCCAGGCCGCGCGGAGCTGACTGTCGATGCGGTCCAATCGCAGCAACTGCGCGCGCACGTCGCGATTCACCTTCGCCGAGGCGGACCGGTCCGCGGCACGCTTGCGCCGCGGCGTTGGACGTTGGAGGAGACTCATGGCGGCACAGCCTAACAGTCCGGCGGTGCCGCCAGACATCACGGCTTCACGTAGCGCCCGAGGAACAGGAGCTGCCGCGTGGGCACATGCTCGATGGTGAAGATGAAGGGCCGGTTCACGTGGACCGTCTCGGGGTCCGACGCGGGCGCCGTGCCCACCGCCGTGGCGGCGCTGGCTTCCGTGCCGCGCTCGTTCACGGACACGTAGGCCCTGTGGCTCACGGAGGACAGCAGCAACCGCTCGGAAGAGAGCCCCGAGAAGTCCGCGTTGGACGTGAAGGCATCCGTCATCCCCAGGGACTTCAGCACCGGGACGAGGTCGGGCGTGGAGTCAATCTTGAAACGGGGCAGCCGGATGTCGAGGTGCCGCGACTCAAGTCCGGCGCGGAGCTGCGTGAGGAACCCTGGAGACAGCCGCGCCTCGACCTCCGCGAAGCGGCCTTGCTCCGGGACGACAATCAGCATGCGGTACTCGTCGTGGCGATAACCCAGGGTGACGGCTTCGAAGCCGTCGCCTCGCAGGTACTGCCCCTTGCCGCCGCGCATCGTCGGCACGGAGTGGCTCGTTCCGTCCAAGGCCGTGAAGGGCTGGTCCTGGGTGCCATTCGCCAGGAAGGGCGTTGACCAGGACCCGTGGAAGAAGAGCACGTTGACGAGCATGAGACGCGTGGCGTTCGTCACGGTGCCTTCATTCAGGAGGTTCTGGATGCGGCCACCGGTCCGGGTCTCGATCCACTGATTGATTTCCTCGCGGGCACGGGAGGTCTGGCCCTGGAAGTCCATCAGGTGCACGCCGCTGTCGTAGTCGTGGGCGAGCGTGTCCAGGAAGGCGGGATGGAGGGGCGTGCCCTGCTGCGCCCAGGCCGAGTTCATGGAGTGGAAGGCCGGCGCGGTGCCGGAGCCGGAGGTCGGCGCGGAGGCGTCGGTGATGACGAAGTCCGCCAGCTCCCGCATCGCCAGGTGATGCCGCTCTTGAGGGAGCGTGAAGTTCAGCGCCTGGGCCATCTGGGCCTCGGTTTGTCCCCGGGCGCCCGCGTAGAGCATGGAGAAGGCGGACGAGACGCTGTAGGGCGAGAAGAAGAGGTTCTCCGTTCCGGAGATGCTGCGCTGATAGAGGGCGAAGGCGAGCTGGGTGTTGCCGCTGGCGACTTCCTGGAACTCCAGCGCGGTGGCGACGCGCTCCGGGTCGCGCGGCGTCGTGGAGCGAGCGACCTCGCCCGGGGCTTCCACGTGGGGAAACTCCTCCGGTGGCAGGCAGGCGGCGAAGTTCCCGAGCGGGACCGAACGGCAAGGCGTGGGATCGGACGGGCCGCTTTCACAGCCGGAGAGGAGCAGGACAGCGGCGCAGCGGGAGAGGATGCCAATGCGGGGGATGGTCATGGAGACTCCTGGGCGGCTTGAACGCGGCGCGTGTCAAAGCAAGACGCGTGCTTGGATTCTGGTGAGTGAATCTCAAGGTTTGCCGCACCCGCCATGCCTCGTTCTCTCAGAAATCCGAGGTTGGCCGTTACCGGCGCGGCACCGCGCCGTATCCAGGCCCTGGCCCGGCGTCTAGGATGCGCCGCCATGGGAATGGTCATCTTTGGCGCCCTGGCCCTGGCGGTCGTGGGCGGGGGCATGCTCGGAGCGATTGCGCTGCTCATTCACTTCTTCGCGAACCGCAAGGGGTACGGCTCGTGGAAGTCGTATCTCATCATCTCCGCGGTCGTGACGCTGGTCGTGGGCGTGTCGGCCGTGATGTGGATGTTCAGCTCAGACGACGTGCCCGGTGCACCCACCGCCGATGAGTACAACCGCTGGATCTTCGGCGCCGCGTTGTTGGGGGGCTCTCCCGGGGTGGGCCTGTTGGCGGGGCTGCTGTCCCTGCTGAAGGGGCGCGAGCCCGCGTCTCCCGCGGCTCCCGTTGGCGGGCAGCCCTGATGCGCCTCCCGCTCATCGTCATGGGGTTGTCCGCGGCCCTGTCGCTGGGCTGCGGCGGTGATTCACCGAAGCCAGGCACGGACTCGCGGGAGGACGCGGGGACCGGCGCGCCCGATGGCGGCGGCGTGGCCACCAAGAGCGTGAAGCGGGGACTGGCCTTCGACCTCGCGACGCCGGAGGACATGGCGGCCGTCGCCCCGGGCGTGAGCTGGTGGTACAACTGGAGCCCCACGCCGCATCCGGGCGTGCCCTCGGACTTCGAGACCCGCTACGGCATGGACTTCATCCCCATGCTCTGGAACGGGAACTTCGACGCGGACCGCATCGAGTCCATCCTCCGGGCGAATCCCCGCATCCAGTACCTGCTGCTCCTCAACGAGCCCAACCTCACGGACCAGGCCAACATGTCGCCCCAGGCCGCGGCGGCGCTGTGGCCTCGGTATGAGCGCGTCGCGCAGAACACCGGCGTCAAGCTGGTGGGGCCCGCGATGAACTGGGGCACGATGGCGGGCTACGGAGACCCCGTGGTCTGGCTGGACGCGTTCTATGCCGCGTACCGCGCCGCGAATGGCAATCGAGATCCCCGCATCGATTACCTCGGGTTCCATTGGTACGACTACGGCTTGGACTACCACCTGAACCGGCTCACGAAGTACGGCAAGCCGTTCTGGGTCACCGAGTTCGCCAACTGCCACAGTCAGCCGGACGGCGCGCAGATTGATTCGGTCGCCAAGCAGCGGGTGCAGATGACGGAGATGGTGGCGGTCTGCGAGCGTCGCGCCGACGTGTTCCGCTATGCGTGGTTCACCGGGCGTTGGACGAACGACCCGTGCTTCGCGAGCCTGTTGGGCGCCGCGGGCACACTGACGGAGCTGGGTGAACACTACCTGTCGCTGCCCGCGGGGGGCGCACCGTAACCGCCAGCGGGAGTTGCCGGACGCCCACCCTGGGGACAGAGTGGGCGCCACGATGACTGAAGCACCTGACGCGTTCCTGCTGTCGATTTTCCAGAAGTCGGGCATCTCCCTGGGCTCGGTGGCAGAGGCCTGGGAGCGCTCCGAGCACCTCTATCCCTTGTTGGGCTGGCTGACGGCGAGCTTCCCCGCGCCCTCGGCCTTCGACATCTGCGCTGAGTGGCTTCGGCGGTGCGCGGAGCGCATCGACGGAGGGGCACCTGTCGCGGCGCTGTTCGCGCGAGCCCGCGATGAAGGCCCGCGTCAGGCGCACGTCGTCGCCGGGGCGCTGGGAGATGTTCGCAATCAATCCATCCTGGATGGGAAGCCCGCCGTGGCCGCCTTCGCGGACGGGGCCAGCGACCTGTGTGAGGTCTGGGCCGCCGTGACGACGAACGAGGCGGACGCGGAGACCGAGGCCTGGGCGCGGGCAAAGTCCGCCTCGGCCGCGATGGTGACGGCGCTCCTGGCGCAGCGGGGGCAGGACGCGCAGGCCAAGGCCGCGGCGCGCGTCGAGCTCACCGGGCTGTTGCGGCTCGCGCGGGCAACGGTGGCTTCGCGCTGAGTGCTGGAAGGGGCCCGTGGGCCTCCCGTGCCGTCAACCGGGCGGCGTGGCGGTCATCCCGCCGGACCGGTTCTCCTGGCGCGGAAAGCCTCTAGCTTGAGTGCGCCGAACCGTGGATGCCCACATCGGATGCCCCCCACCGGCCGTGTCGCGCCTGCCAGGTCAGACGCGGACGGCCGTTTCCGCACGCAAGCCCAATGACACGAACTGCTTCGTTCCACCCGGAAGATGCCGCGACGCCGGCGGCCGTACTGCACCCGTTGCGAGACTTCGCCGAGAAGCTCGGACGGGAGTTGCGCCTCGAGGACCTCCGCACCGGCGCGTGGCACGCCCGGCTGGTGACCGCCTTCGTGCGACACCATGAGGCGCGGCAGGCCGCCGCTGGCGCGGGGGCCCGTACGCTCCGGCCCTCCGACACGAAGGCCATCATCCGCCGCGCCTGCAAGGAGGCGGCACTGGTGGGCGCGAGCGCCGCGGGGGTCTCCACCAGCGCGACTGTCTTCACCGTGGACACGGGCTTCCTGGGTGCCCTCGTGGCCGTGCCCGTGGCGGGCGCCGCCATCGGCCTGGACACGATGTTGCGCTCGCTCATCCAGGCGCGGATGACGTGTGACGTGGCGTCCGCGTTTGGCGTGCGCATCGACCCGGATGACCCGTGGGACTTCCTCCATCTGCACGCGCTCACCGCGAGCGCCGGGTCGCATGGCGCCAAGGAGGGCGCGGAGCGGGTGGGCGACATGTTGATGGCGGACCCGGACGAGATGGAGCGGAAGCTCGGCAACCTGCTGCTGGGGGAGAGCGTGCTGCGCAACATCGTGCCGTTCGTGGGTGTCGCCACGTCGTCGGTGACGAGCTGGCGCCACACCCGCCGGTTTGGAGAGGCCGCGGTGGAGTACGTGCGCTACCGCCGTGCGCTGGATGACGCCTTCTCCACCGTGCGGGCCCTGGACGCCCGGTGCGTGGAGCTGCTCATCGAGGGCGCCTGGTTCCTGTTCAACGCGGATGGCGCGTTGCGCGCGGAAGAGGCCGTCATGCTGGCGCACCTGCTGCGCAACAGTCCGTCCGCGGCGCGCAAGCGGGTGCTGGAGCGCCTGGTGGAGGACGACACCTCGTGGCAGTCGCGGCTGGTCGAGGTGCCCGAGTCGGCGCGCGACGCCTTCCTGCACGCGCTGGAGGTGGTCGCCGCCGTGGACCTGACCACGTCGACCGCCGAGTGGCAGTTGCTGCGGCAGGCGGCCAGCGCGCTTCACCGTCCGCTGCGGCGCGAGCGGGTGCAGTCCCTGGTGAAGCAGCTTCGCGCCAACGGCATCGTGGCCGTGGCCCGCGCGGACGGGGCCTCGCCGCGCGATGAGCGGATGCCTCCGGCCCGGGAGCTGGGGCTGGGCGTGGACTCGCAGATGATGCCGGGGGCCGTATGAAGACGGCGGTCGCCTTCCTGGCGGGCGTGGCCACGGGGTGGATGGCACGCAGCACCGTGGACACCTCGCGCGGCGCCGTCGTCTCCGTGGCGACGGCCGCGTTCGACCTCATGGGGTGGACGCGGCGGCTCATCGCGACCGAGCGCGAGTACCTCTCCGACCTCATCGCCGAGGCCCGCTCGCGTGCCGACAGCCATCAGGCGCCGCGCCGGCGGCCGGCGGATGCCAGCGCCCGTCCGATGGAGAACGGCCGGGAGGGACACGCATGAGGCTCGACCCGGACTCGGGAACGATCGAGGGGCAGTGGCTGCTGCTCGTCCACCACTCCCCGGGCCGGCTCCGGGTGCGCGCGGACTGCTTCCGGGATGCCTCGGAGCTGGCGGACCGCGTGCGCGGCGAGCTGGGGGAGACGCAAGGCGTGTTCAGCACGACGCATGCGCCGCTCACGGGCAGCCTGCTCATCGAATACAGCCCGGATGCCGCCGACGTGGAGTCGCTCCTCGCGGCCATCGTCGACTCCGCGGGTCTGGACGGCATCGTGGATGCGAAGGCCCTGTCGCATTCGCGCAAGGCACCGGCCGAGCACATCGTGGATGGCGTCCGGCGGTTGAACGGACTGGCCCGTGAGCTGACCGGCGCGGGCCTGTACGAGTTGATTCCCGCCGTGTTGACGGTGACGGGCATCTACTCGCTGGTGGCCAATCCGTCCCAGAAGGGGTTGCTGCCCCGCTGGGACAACGCCTTGTACTGGGCCTACAGCGTGTTTCGCGACGGCGTCCGCGAAGAGGAGCGGGAGGAAGACGTCGCGCGCGTCAGTGGGGCCGTGGCCTTCCGGCCCAGGCCTCACGTGTAAGGCACGGGCCCTGGCGCGCGGCGCCGCCGGGCCTGGGAGCGGACACAGCGCGGTCATCTTGGAGGGCGGTTCATGCGGGCGGAGGTCGAGTTCCTCAGTGGCATCGCGCGAGGCTGGCGGGGCCGGGCGCAGGACGTCCTGGATGGCAACGAGGTCCAGGTCCGCACATCGGGGCGGCCCGCGCTCGTTCACGTGTCCGCCGTGTCCCCGGGCCGGTTGCTCATCCGGGGCGCGTCGGAGGACACGGAGACGCTGCGCAAGCTGCTCGACTGGCTCGATACCCGCCCCGAGGTCCAGGTGGCCACGTGTCAGCGCGCCACGGGGCTGGTCAAGGTGCACTACCGCGACACCTCGCGCTTCCCGGGGGCCTTCGCGCTGAAGGTGCGGGACTTCGCCTTCACGCTGCACCAACGGGCGCCCAGGCCTTTCCAGGTGGAGGTGTCGCACGCGCTGCCGGAGCGCGTGCGCCTGCACGTTCGCGGACTGGAGGATGACGACATCCTGAAGCTGGCGGCCTGGGCGGCCACGCAGGTGGGGGTCCACAAGGCGAGCGCCTCGCCCGCCATCCACTCGTTGGTGGTGACGTTCGACCCGGAGGTGCTCAACGCGAATCAGCTTGTGGCGGCCGTGCGGATGAGCGAGCCGTCCACCTGGCCCGCGGCGCCCGCGCCCCCCAAGCGCGAGTGGGTGGCCACGGCCTTCAACTCGGCCGTGCTCGCCGCGTGTGTCGTGCGGGCGGCGCCCGTGCCCGTCTTGGCCGCGGGGGTCGCGGTGACGGGGCTGCCGCTGGCGCAGCGTGCCTTCGAATCCGTCGCGGCGCGGCGCATCACCGTGGACCTGCTCGACCTGGCGGCGGTGGGGGTGTCGCTGGCCACGGGGCAGGTGCAGACGG
This genomic window from Myxococcus hansupus contains:
- a CDS encoding DUF6624 domain-containing protein; protein product: MSLLQRPTPRRKRAADRSASAKVNRDVRAQLLRLDRIDSQLRAAWVQTAFKDRSLERQLDALTTTGIDWLRGVIAEHGWPGHKLVGASAAAAAWRLVQHAECAITFQRRCLRLLRDAAKRGDVPIEQVAYLTDVVRMREGKKQLYGTKFRKVKGEFVPYPIERPDTVDVRREALNLPPLEVYARRIRRHFLPT
- a CDS encoding serpin family protein gives rise to the protein MTIPRIGILSRCAAVLLLSGCESGPSDPTPCRSVPLGNFAACLPPEEFPHVEAPGEVARSTTPRDPERVATALEFQEVASGNTQLAFALYQRSISGTENLFFSPYSVSSAFSMLYAGARGQTEAQMAQALNFTLPQERHHLAMRELADFVITDASAPTSGSGTAPAFHSMNSAWAQQGTPLHPAFLDTLAHDYDSGVHLMDFQGQTSRAREEINQWIETRTGGRIQNLLNEGTVTNATRLMLVNVLFFHGSWSTPFLANGTQDQPFTALDGTSHSVPTMRGGKGQYLRGDGFEAVTLGYRHDEYRMLIVVPEQGRFAEVEARLSPGFLTQLRAGLESRHLDIRLPRFKIDSTPDLVPVLKSLGMTDAFTSNADFSGLSSERLLLSSVSHRAYVSVNERGTEASAATAVGTAPASDPETVHVNRPFIFTIEHVPTRQLLFLGRYVKP
- a CDS encoding glycoside hydrolase family protein, which translates into the protein MRLPLIVMGLSAALSLGCGGDSPKPGTDSREDAGTGAPDGGGVATKSVKRGLAFDLATPEDMAAVAPGVSWWYNWSPTPHPGVPSDFETRYGMDFIPMLWNGNFDADRIESILRANPRIQYLLLLNEPNLTDQANMSPQAAAALWPRYERVAQNTGVKLVGPAMNWGTMAGYGDPVVWLDAFYAAYRAANGNRDPRIDYLGFHWYDYGLDYHLNRLTKYGKPFWVTEFANCHSQPDGAQIDSVAKQRVQMTEMVAVCERRADVFRYAWFTGRWTNDPCFASLLGAAGTLTELGEHYLSLPAGGAP
- a CDS encoding HMA2 domain-containing protein, producing the protein MRLDPDSGTIEGQWLLLVHHSPGRLRVRADCFRDASELADRVRGELGETQGVFSTTHAPLTGSLLIEYSPDAADVESLLAAIVDSAGLDGIVDAKALSHSRKAPAEHIVDGVRRLNGLARELTGAGLYELIPAVLTVTGIYSLVANPSQKGLLPRWDNALYWAYSVFRDGVREEEREEDVARVSGAVAFRPRPHV